The following proteins come from a genomic window of Ictidomys tridecemlineatus isolate mIctTri1 chromosome 9, mIctTri1.hap1, whole genome shotgun sequence:
- the LOC101976958 gene encoding fibroblast growth factor-binding protein 1, whose product MKIHSLALLSFLLLAAQVLSAKVRNGTKNRRGSIPEGDPSVPLGKGQSKQRSRTSKSMTNGKFATKDQASCRWSVTEQELIVTLKVECTRMDQEFSCVFAGKPTKCLKLNNEKAYWKQIVRTLRKQKNLCENSKSVLKTRVCKKQFPESNLKLVNSTLHENMKPRKEKTELSPKEHIEVTSPSALEPNEVKENIQSRPAETQTVAVKGPECMEDPDVVNQRKTALEFCGDSWSSFCNFFLTMFQSTTC is encoded by the coding sequence ATGAAGATCCACAGCCTTGCCCTCCTCTCATTTCTCCTCCTGGCTGCTCAAGTGCTCTCAGCAAAGGTCAGAAATGGAACAAAGAACAGACGGGGCAGCATACCAGAAGGAGATCCATCAGTTCCTCTGGGCAAGGGCCAGAGTAAGCAGAGAAGCAGAACATCCAAGTCCATGACCAATGGCAAATTTGCCACCAAAGACCAAGCTTCCTGCAGATGGTCAGTGACTGAGCAGGAGCTGATCGTCACCCTGAAAGTGGAGTGCACTCGAATGGACCAGGAGTTTTCTTGTGTCTTTGCCGGAAAGCCAACTAAATGCCTCAAGCTCAATAATGAGAAGGCCTATTGGAAACAAATCGTCCGGACGCTGCGCAAACAGAAGAACTTATGTGAGAACTCCAAGAGTGTCCTGAAGACCAGGGTGTGCAAAAAGCAGTTTCCAGAATCCAATCTCAAGTTGGTAAACTCCACTCTGCATGAGAACATGAAGCccagaaaggagaaaacagagctgTCCCCCAAGGAGCATATTGAGGTCACCAGCCCTTCGGCCCTGGAGCCAAATGAGGTCAAAGAGAACATCCAGTCCAGACCAGCAGAGACTCAGACTGTGGCCGTCAAAGGTCCAGAGTGTATGGAGGACCCAGATGTGGTGAACCAGAGGAAGACTGCCCTGGAGTTCTGCGGGGACTCCTGGAGCTCCTTCTGCAACTTCTTCCTCACCATGTTTCAGAGCACAACGTGTTAA